A region from the Lycium barbarum isolate Lr01 chromosome 8, ASM1917538v2, whole genome shotgun sequence genome encodes:
- the LOC132607780 gene encoding uncharacterized protein LOC132607780 has protein sequence MIGEMITVRVTEVCNLGMIPMSRLTVVKRILFDPSSSANIIRWKVVEQLGLLDQIVPAARVLNGFNMVCETMKGEITLAVNTIRTVRKTKFYVIEGEMRYNALLGRSWVHEMREVPSMLHQMLKFPTSERVKTVHGEQPVVREMFVVEEAAPTQKELPLKVVEELVKGKDAK, from the exons ATGATAGGCGAAATGATCACAGTTCGGGTAACTGAGGTTTGCAATCTAGGAATGATACCGATGAGTCGTCTAACAGTG GTTAAGCGTATTTTGTTTGATCCAAGTAGTTCAGCCAATATTATCCGGTGGAAAGTGGTCGAACAACTGGGGCTGTTGGATCAAATTGTGCCGGCAGCCCGGGTTCTCAACGGGTTCAACATGGTGTGTGAAACTATGAAGGGGGAAATCACTTTGGCGGTGAATACCATCCGGACTGTTCGGAAAACGAAGTTTTACGTCATTGAGGGAGAAATGAGATACAATGCGTTGCTTGGCAGATCGTGGGTGCATGAAATGAGGGAAGTACCCTCGATGTTACACCAAATGTTGAAGTTTCCAACCTCGGAGAGGGTAAAAACGGTTCATGGGGAGCAGCCGGTGGTAAGAGAGATGTTTGTAGTAGAAGAAGCAGCTCCAACACAGAAGGAACTACCATTAAAGGTTGTGGAAGAGCTAGTCAAAGGCAAAGATGCTAAATAG